From the genome of Lotus japonicus ecotype B-129 chromosome 6, LjGifu_v1.2, one region includes:
- the LOC130725436 gene encoding anaphase-promoting complex subunit 2-like: MENVAETNKNGGSGNAQKLLGDDEEEDRSWDSVENQPRKEMAVYEYLHKFILGMLKNIGSMTLDRIHNMLMMFCNANKSQLQTFLSGLASEEKLELRDEIYILKY, from the exons ATGGAAAACGTGGCTGAGACAAATAAGAATGGAGGCAGTGGCAATGCTCAGAAACTTCTTGGAGACGATGAGGAGGAAGACAGATCTTGGGACTCAGTAGAAAATCAACCTCGGAAGGAGATGGCTGTGTATGAG TATCTGCAT AAATTTATCTTGGGGATGCTCAAAAACATTGGTAGCATGACATTAGATCGCATTCACAATATGCTTATG ATGTTTTGCAATGCCAACAAATCACAACTACAAACCTTTTTATCTGGTCTAGCCTCTGAAGAGAAGTTAGAACTTCGGGATGAAATATACATTCTAAAGTACTGA
- the LOC130723724 gene encoding dolichyl-diphosphooligosaccharide--protein glycosyltransferase subunit 4A produces MIDDQDLGFFANFLGVFIFVLVIAYHYVMADPKFEGN; encoded by the coding sequence ATGATTGATGATCAGGATCTGGGTTTCTTTGCCAATTTTCTTGGCGTCTTCATCTTTGTGTTGGTGATTGCATACCACTATGTCATGGCTGATCCGAAGTTTGAAGGAAACTAG
- the LOC130724001 gene encoding uncharacterized protein LOC130724001 has product MGNGPLHNLYKICFCLMVEAMFAGMGGCGPCLQRFSDDVLFPESVSAGSCEDGGVLRVSDDVLFPEMASKSGLDASAPLVVVVASASDDGGSQLVENEEAGWARAHSFQFLANNDNLLAFNLVLSGFCYAAFHVKSTSVFADDGLLATREGAREGNDDPISSAFDVGSLSFDGFGSFRPTLSRFEVGACFVSGGDLVRGVIICSDAYSISVREEVAYEAGDVDFVDDPALDFSPPRTRPRGRPKKTKEAKITLGSSRRSRGRPRKYERLTIDIAPAPPSPPSPSGPYFTRAKKAWCLAQFAGMSFPGSDDDAIRGLTEVIKENFPSMC; this is encoded by the exons ATGGGTAATGGCCCCCTCCATAACTTGTATAAAATTTGTTTTTGTCTAATGGTTGAGGCGATGTTCGCTGGGATGGGTGGCTGCGGCCCGTGTCTGCAGCGATTTTCCGATGATGTTCTGTTTCCTGAGTCAGTTTCTGCAGGAAGTTGTGAGGACGGTGGTGTGTTGCGCGTGAGTGATGACGTATTGTTCCCGGAGATGGCTTCCAAGTCTGGCCTTGATGCGAGTGCGCCCTTGGTTGTCGTTGTTGCCAGCGCTTCTGATGATGGAGGGTCGCAATTGGTGGAGAACGAAGAGGCAGGGTGGGCGCGGGCTCACAGTTTCCAATTTTTGgcaaataatgataatttatTAGCTTTTAATTTGGTG CTCTCTGGATTTTGCTATGCGGCTTTTCATGTGAAGTCCACCTCTGTTTTTGCGGATGACGGCTTGTTGGCTACTAGGGAAGGTGCTAGGGAAGGTAATGATGATCCGATCTCCTCAGCTTTTGATGTTGgttctttgagttttgatgggTTTGGCTCTTTTCGTCCAACGCTTTCTCGCTTTGAGGTTGGTGCGTGTTTTGTGAGCGGCGGAGATCTTGTTAGAGGCGTTATAATTTGTTCGGATGCTTATTCTATTTCTGTGAGGGAGGAGGTTGCCTATGAGGCTGGTGATGTTGACTTTGTTGATGATCCCGCTCTGGATTTCTCCCCTCCGAGGACTCGCCCTCGTGGTCGGCCCAAGAAAACTAAAGAGGCGAAGATCACCTTGGGAAGTTCTCGGCGATCTAGGGGTCGCCCTCGTAAATATGAGAGGTTGACTATCGATATTGCGCCGGCGCCGCCTAGTCCGCCTTCCCCTTCAGGTCCTTATTTCACGCGAGCAAAGAAGGCTTGGTGTCTGGCGCAGTTTGCAGGCATGTCGTTCCCTGGTAGTGATGACGATGCCATTCGAGGGTTGACCGAAGTTATTAAAGAGAATTTTCCTTCTATGTGTTAG
- the LOC130723869 gene encoding protein NUCLEAR FUSION DEFECTIVE 4-like, whose amino-acid sequence MEWVANRWTGVAAAIWIQWSCGASYTFSIYSHVLKSSQGYDQSTLDTVSVFKDIGANFGVLAGLLYSAVTPYSDCHRDSKSRWSSFAGPWVVVAAGAVQCCAGFLFIWASVVGLIDPPPVPVMCFFTWLAANGQCFLNTTSVVTGLRNFPQFSGTIIGIMKGFLGLSGAILIQLYHTFCDGDPTTYILLLACLPAFVSVLLMFLLRIYEAHVGDYKKHLDSFSLVTVIIVAYLMFMIILQNFVTLPYSTRMFMFVLLVVLLASPFGIAVKAQWEESQEFEASTEYQQLPSVDQGEVPVNLDDAMPFEEEKNLLQAMCTVEFWMLFATMISGLGSGLAAINNMSQIGESLGYSTIEINNLVSLWSMWNFLGRFGGGHVSDYIMHKRGWPRPLLMVVTLGVMIIGHLVIGSGFRGNLYLGPVLIGISYGAHWSLMPTITSEIFGVKHMGTIFNTIAAASPIGSYILSVRVVGYIYDKETIEEDNSCFGIHCFMLSFFILAGVAFLSFLAGLALYFRTQKFYKLVVLRRLKHYAH is encoded by the exons ATGGAGTGGGTGGCGAACCGTTGGACCGGCGTGGCGGCGGCGATATGGATCCAGTGGAGCTGCGGTGCATCCTACACCTTCAGCATCTACTCTCACGTCCTCAAGTCCTCCCAGGGCTACGACCAATCCACCCTCGACACCGTTTCCGTCTTCAAAGACATCGGCGCCAACTTCGGCGTCCTCGCCGGCCTCCTCTACTCCGCCGTCACACCATACTCCGACTGTCACCGTGATTCCAAGTCCAGATGGAGCTCCTTTGCCGGACCCTGGGTTGTGGTCGCCGCCGGAGCTGTCCAGTGCTGTGCTGGTTTCTTATTCATCTGGGCTTCCGTCGTCGGGCTCATCGACCCGCCGCCGGTGCCCGTCATGTGCTTCTTCACCTGGCTCGCAGCTAATGGCCAGTGTTTCTTGAATACCACCAGCGTCGTCACCGGGTTGCGCAATTTCCCTCAATTTAGTGGCACCATCATCGGTATCATGAAG GGCTTTCTTGGGCTCAGTGGAGCTATCCTGATTCAGCTGTATCACACATTTTGTGATGGGGATCCCACCACCTACATTTTGTTGCTTGCTTGCCTACCTGCGTTCGTCTCAGTGCTGCTGATGTTTCTGTTGAGGATCTATGAAGCTCACGTGGGTGATTACAAGAAGCATTTGGACAGCTTCTCCTTGGTCACTGTGATTATTGTTGCCTATCTCATGTTCATGATCATCTTGCAGAACTTCGTGACATTACCATATTCCACGCGgatgttcatgtttgtgttacTTGTTGTTCTACTAGCCTCACCTTTCGGCATCGCTGTCAAAGCCCAGTGGGAGGAGTCACAGGAATTCGAGGCTTCAACGGAGTATCAACAACTGCCTAGTGTTGATCAGGGGGAAGTACCGGTGAATTTGGATGATGCCATGCcatttgaagaagaaaagaatctCTTGCAAGCAATGTGCACAGTTGAGTTCTGGATGTTGTTTGCAACCATGATATCTGGGTTAGGTTCTGGGCTTGCAGCTATAAATAATATGAGCCAAATTGGAGAATCTCTTGGATATAGTACTATTGAGATTAATAATTTGGTGTCACTTTGGAGCATGTGGAATTTCCTTGGCAGATTTGGAGGTGGACATGTATCAGATTATATCATGCACAAAAGAGGTTGGCCTAGGCCTCTATTGATGGTTGTAACTCTAGGGGTGATGATAATTGGCCATTTAGTTATAGGTTCTGGTTTCCGTGGGAATTTGTATTTGGGTCCTGTTCTTATTGGCATCAGCTATGGTGCACATTGGTCCTTAATGCCTACAATCACTTCTGAGATTTTTGGTGTGAAGCACATGGGTACCATTTTCAACACTATTGCTGCAGCAAGCCCAATTGGATCTTATATACTTTCTGTGAGAGTTGTTGGATATATTTATGACAAGGAAACCATTGAAGAAGATAACTCATGCTTTGGCATCCACTGTTTCATGTTGTCCTTTTTTATTCTGGCTGGTGTggcttttctctcatttttggCTGGTCTGGCATTGTACTTCCGGACCCAAAAGTTTTATAAGCTAGTTGTTCTTAGAAGATTAAAACATTATGCACATTGA